Proteins co-encoded in one Malus sylvestris chromosome 9, drMalSylv7.2, whole genome shotgun sequence genomic window:
- the LOC126583788 gene encoding uncharacterized protein LOC126583788, giving the protein MDVDEAGIHRKLQLNELEEIRNEAYENARLYKEKTKAFHDKMIRTKSFSVGQKVLLFNSRLRLFPGKLRSRWIGPFVITNIFPHGAVQVRSFKTGQEFKVNGHRVKPYYESFVEHDVEETTHYAVGSHEGNWEIKKHSIIQEGAFTKAA; this is encoded by the exons ATGGATGTAGATGAGGCGGGAATTCATCGtaagcttcaattgaatgaacttgaggaaaTACGGAATGAAGCTTACGAGAATGCTCGACTTTACAAGGAAAAGACGAAGGCctttcatgacaagatgattcgcacCAAGTCCTTCTCTGTTGGACAAAAAGTATTGTTGTTTAATTCTCGTCTTCGTCTATTTCCGGGTAAGCTACGTTCACGTTGGATTGGAccctttgttattactaatatttttcctcatggtgcagtccaagttcgTAGTTTCAAAACAGGTCAAGagttcaaggtgaatgggcatcgcGTGAAGCCTTACTACGAGAGCTTTGTAGAACATGATGTGGAGGAGACAACCCACTATGCCGTGGGTTCCCATGAAG gaaactgggaaataaagaaacacagcataatacaagagggagccttcacaaaggctgcttag